One genomic window of Leptospira perdikensis includes the following:
- the hisH gene encoding imidazole glycerol phosphate synthase subunit HisH, with translation MLTIIDYGLGNILSFQNVYKRINIETRIAKSVDDLTDASKLILPGVGAFDHAIDLLNESGMRNKIEELVFERKIPIVGICVGMQILANSSEEGVKPGLGWIPGRVKKFNFNKLEKKYPMPHMGWNDVLPNANGFPLFRGLESDSRFYFLHSYYFECEDSNHEISRTEYGTSFSSSVNRGHIFGVQFHPEKSHHYGQILLKNFAEL, from the coding sequence ATGCTTACAATTATTGATTATGGATTAGGGAATATACTTTCCTTCCAGAATGTTTACAAAAGAATCAATATAGAAACCAGGATTGCAAAATCCGTCGATGATTTAACGGATGCATCTAAATTAATTCTTCCCGGGGTTGGTGCCTTTGATCACGCTATTGACTTATTAAATGAATCTGGTATGCGGAACAAGATAGAAGAGTTGGTTTTTGAAAGAAAAATTCCTATCGTTGGAATTTGTGTGGGGATGCAAATTCTTGCAAACTCTAGCGAAGAAGGTGTGAAACCTGGATTAGGTTGGATACCAGGTCGGGTAAAGAAGTTTAATTTTAATAAATTAGAAAAAAAATATCCGATGCCTCATATGGGTTGGAACGATGTTTTACCAAACGCAAATGGATTTCCACTGTTTCGTGGATTAGAGTCAGACTCTCGTTTTTATTTTTTACATTCATATTATTTCGAATGTGAAGATTCAAATCATGAAATTTCAAGAACTGAATATGGGACTTCTTTTTCAAGTAGTGTGAATAGGGGTCATATCTTTGGCGTTCAGTTTCATCCAGAAAAAAGCCATCACTATGGCCAAATACTTTTAAAAAATTTTGCAGAGTTATAA